A DNA window from Impatiens glandulifera chromosome 7, dImpGla2.1, whole genome shotgun sequence contains the following coding sequences:
- the LOC124945212 gene encoding BTB/POZ and TAZ domain-containing protein 2-like, translating into MTGQSSSSSDHHQQQIYSDSDEVIHVLTTGGIRIPVHRSILASASPVLDNIIDHRPNKSSDNSTIQILGVPTEAVAVFLRFLYSSRCTEEEMDMYGFHLLTLSHVFSVPVLKQRCAKALIRRLKINDAIDMLQLARLCDASELYFRSMKLVSANIKFVQKTEGWKFLQENDPCLELEILQFIDEIESRRKMRRKRREEKRLCLQLSEAMECLEHICTEGCTNIGPYDTEPPGKKKKVPCQKFATCQGLQLLFRHFSTCKRRVSSVCYRCKRMWQLLQLHSSICDNPDLCKVPLCRQFKLKGEQKGKGGDEARWKVLVRKVAVAKAMSSLSIFTQQKRRRDHGMEAEC; encoded by the exons ATGACTGGccaatcatcatcatcttccgatCATCATCAGCAGCAGATATACTCCGACTCCGACGAAGTTATTCATGTTCTCACCACCGGAGGAATCCGCATTCCTGTCCACCGCAGCATCCTG GCATCGGCGTCTCCTGTGCTGGACAACATAATAGATCATCGGCCGAATAAGAGCTCTGATAATAGCACAATTCAGATATTAGGCGTTCCTACCGAAGCCGTCGCCGTCTTCCTTCGATTTCTCTATTCGTCCAG ATGCACAGAAGAAGAGATGGACATGTATGGATTTCATCTCTTGACACTGTCTCATGTGTTCTCCGTTCCGGTTCTGAAGCAACGATGTGCTAAAGCACTGATTCGACGGCTCAAGATCAACGACGCGATCGATATGCTTCAGCTGGCGAGGCTCTGTGATGCATCCGAGCTTTACTTCCGCAGCATGAAACTTGTATCAGCAAACATAAAGTTTGTTCAGAAAACAGAGGGATGGAAGTTTCTCCAGGAGAATGATCCTTGCCTGGAGCTTGAGATTCTCCAGTTCATAGACGAAATTGAATCG AGGAGGAAAATGAGAAGAAAGCGTAGGGAGGAGAAGAGGCTGTGTTTACAGCTAAGCGAAGCAATGGAGTGTTTAGAGCACATCTGCACAGAAGGGTGTACAAACATAGGCCCTTACGACACAGAGCCGccggggaagaagaagaaggttccATGTCAGAAGTTCGCAACCTGCCAAGGCTTGCAGCTCCTGTTCCGCCATTTCTCAACATGCAAGAGAAGAGTGAGCAGCGTTTGTTACCGATGCAAGCGAATGTGGCAGCTGCTTCAACTCCACTCTTCTATATGTGATAATCCTGATCTTTGTAAAGTCCCACTTTGCAG GCAATTCAAGTTGAAAGGTGAGCAGAAAGGGAAAGGTGGGGATGAAGCAAGATGGAAGGTGTTGGTGAGAAAAGTTGCAGTAGCGAAAGCCATGTCTTCTCTCTCGATCTTTACACAACAGAAGAGAAGAAGAGATCATGGAATGGAGGCCGAGTGCTAA